One window of the Carassius auratus strain Wakin chromosome 20, ASM336829v1, whole genome shotgun sequence genome contains the following:
- the LOC113120981 gene encoding intersectin-2 isoform X1: protein MNVGFNIWAITPEERGKHDKQFDSLAPTLGYLSGDQARTFFLQSGLPTAVLAGIWALADIGKDGKMDRLEFSIAMKLIKLQLQGQPLPSSLPIIMKQTPTHVMTPSLRFGMGSMPNLSAMSVMPILTAIPTAPVMTPLVPVPTVMSGPLPQMPNSLSVPALPNGNATLLTPTPAFSVSSGLSKSHSLLDLGSSSSNSSSTTSLASNSPKMNASDWAVPQSSRLKYRQQFNSLDKLMSGYLSGPQVRNALTASNLTQTQLATIWALADVDRDGQLRAEEFILAMHLVDMAKTGRPLPLTLPPDLVPPSLRQVKSCDLLNGPVPLINTELIEPEHPQKSKSNVSFEDKLKENFQRGNTELEKRRLALQEEQKREEERRREEERREEERRRQKEREEREQKEREAREMELRRQREEERRMERQRELERQREEERLKELERREEAERQRRMEWEKSKRVELQTQREKEQSDIQRLKDRKRSLEMELEAVGNKHKQISDRLRDAKSKRQIQRTELDLINQKRDSRIIDINSLQLQFEEIQRQLSHLGPEKQRLTERLLHLTQNNSSPLINYVKQSLCEKDLSCRKLKEQLDVLERETTVKLSQMEQYNREIKFVEMDDCVLQGLLSLLGCLTNLFLLIKELRQRQSQQQDVLEQLRRVRSEKLKELQRHRKEEEERKRKKEEEERQRKKEEEERKRKKEEEERQRKKEEEERKRKKEEEERQRKKEEEERKRKKEEEERKRKKEEEAARQVKLEQEEAERQRMLAQEREAKLREEQQRQAQARLQEAQEQAREKEEKRRAEERQREEKEGERNELALHTQPSMTYNITENKSLQPVVTTEATCAALTTYRALYPFTARNSDELTLEADCLIEVDESTVRETGWLYGSYCGNSGWFPESYAERCSKDTQTEPTAADSQSTAPSTSYPGIPRVDIEGPTPTHTPASSNTQHSQAVALCEWSAMTDSHLGFSKDDVITVLEKQENWCYGELNESRGWFPCSYVSMVITNNTQTEPLLSTVDEIEVSDSGPFEEYVALYTYESPESGDLTFCTDDVVLVTEREGEWWRGCIGDQSGLFPSNYVKPKEPDTANPGVPGKKPEIAQVTTASAAKTPEQLSLTPGQLIVVLHKNSNSWWLGELQARGKKRKKGWFHSSNVRLLEANSGKITPASQPLCQVIAMYDYKAANKDEMSFQKGQLITVLNKDNPDWWKGEVAGVIGLFPTNYVKMTTECDPSQQWCADLLSLDTMCTEERKRQGYIHELIQTEESYLEDLELALEVFYKPMAESGRLTEAEMSMIFVNWRELIMCSTKLLKALRVRKKMAGERMPVQVVGDILSSELSHMQAYIRFCSCQLNAAALLQQKTDKSPDFKLFLKKIASNYRCKGMPLSSFLLKPMQRITRYPLLIKNILENTPPTHADHANLRAALEQAEELCSQVNEGVREKENSDRLEWIQNHVLCDGVIEHLVFNSLTNCLGPRKLLHSGKLHKTKSSKELWAFLFNDFLLLTYTSKQFSSGPDRLFNPNSNAQYKMYKTPVFLNEVLVKMPSDPSSDYPVFHISHIDRVYTLKADTINERTTWVQKIKAASDNFIETEKLKREKAYQARSQKNSGIGRLLVTVLEATELKPCKPNGKSNPYCELTMGAQCYTSRHQPDTLNPKWNFNCHFFIKDLYQDVLCLTIFERDQFSPDDFLGRTEVPVATIKKDQDGKGPLARRLLLHEVPTGEVKVRLDLQLYDQTPQP from the exons ATGAATG TTGGTTTTAATATTTGGGCTATAACTCCAGAAGAGAGGGGGAAACATGACAAACAGTTTGACTCTCTGGCACCCACTCTGGGTTATTTGTCAG gaGATCAAGCTCGAACTTTCTTCCTACAGTCTGGTCTTCCCACAGCAGTCCTAGCAGGCATCTG GGCATTGGCGGATATAGGAAAGGATGGAAAGATGGACAGATTGGAATTCTCCATTGCAATGAAACTAATTAAACTGCAGCTGCAGGGTCAACCCCTCCCGTCCAGCCTGCCAATCATCATGAAGCAGACACCTACCCATGTTATGACACCATCATTACGCTTTG GTATGGGCTCCATGCCAAATCTGTCTGCCATGTCAGTGATGCCCATCCTAACTGCCATCCCCACAGCCCCTGTTATGACCCCTTTGGTTCCTGTACCCACCGTGATGTCAGGACCATTGCCTCAGATGCCCAACTCTCTCAGTGTGCCAGCTTTACCTAACGGCAATGCAACTCTCCTCACACCAACACCAG CATTCTCAGTCTCCAGTGGATTGAGTAAATCTCACTCGCTCTTGGACCTTGGCTCTAGCAG TTCTAACTCTTCCTCCACCACCTCCCTTGCAAGTAATTCCCCCAAAATGAATGCATCTGATTGGGCGGTGCCTCAGTCATCCCGTCTGAAATACAGACAGCAGTTCAACAGTCTAGACAAGCTGATGAGTGGATACCTGtcag gTCCCCAGGTCAGAAATGCCCTCACAGCATCAaacctcacacaaacacagcttgCCACTATATG GGCTCTTGCTGATGTAGATCGTGATGGGCAGTTGAGAGCGGAAGAGTTTATTCTAGCAATGCACCTGGTTGATATGGCCAAGACTGGGCGGCCCTTACCTCTGACTCTACCTCCTGACCTTGTGCCACCTTCACTCAG acAAGTGAAGTCATGTGACCTGCTGAACGGACCTGTTCCTTTGATTAACACTGAGCTGATTGAGCCAGAACATCCACAGAAAAGCAAGAGTAATG tgTCATTTGAGGATAAACTAAAGGAGAATTTCCAGAGAGGAAACACAGAGCTGGAAAAACGACGTCTGGCTCTGCAGGAGGAAcaaaagagagaggaggagaggaggagagaagaggagagacgagaggaggagaggagacgaCAGAAGGAGCGGGAGGAAAGAGAACAAAAGGAGAGAGAAGCCCGGGAGATGGAGCTGAGGAGACagagggaggaggagaggaggatggAGAGGCAGAGAGAGCTGGAGCgacagagagaagaagaaagactGAAAGAATTAGAGCGACGAGAG GAAGCGGAGCGACAGAGGCGAATGGAATGGGAGAAGAGTAAACGAGTGGAGCTtcagacacagagagaaaaagagcagaGTGACATACAGAGACTTAAAGACAGGAAGAGGAGTCTCGAGATGGAGCTGGAGGCGGTG GGTAACAAGCATAAGCAGATCTCTGATAGGCTGCGGGACGCCAAGAGTAAGAGGCAGATCCAGCGGACCGAGCTAGACTTGATCAATCAGAAGAGAGATAGTCGTATTATAGATATCAATTCTCTACAGTTGCAGTTTgag GAAATTCAGAGGCAGCTGAGTCATCTTGGTCCTGAGAAGCAGCGACTGACAGAGAGACTTCTACATCTTACCCAAAACAACTCAA GTCCTTTGATAAATTATGTGAAACAGAGTTTGTGCGAGAAAGATCTGAGCTGTCGGAAGCTGAAGGAGCAGCTGGATGTTTTGGAGAGAGAGACCACTGTGAAACTCTCACAAATGGAGCAGTACAACAGAGAAATCAAG TTTGTAGAAATGGATGACTGTGTGCTTCAAGGACTTCTCTCTTTGCTGGGTTGCCTAACCAATCTCTTCCTTCTAATAAAG GAATTGAGACAGAGGCAGAGCCAGCAGCAGGACGTCCTAGAGCAGCTCAGGAGGGTGAGATCTGAGAAACTCAAAGAGCTACAGAGACAcaggaaagaggaggaggagaggaagaggaagaaagaggaggaggagaggcagaggaagaaagaggaggaggagaggaagagaaagaaagaggaggaggagaggcagaggaagaaagaagaggaggagaggaagaggaagaaagaggaggaggagaggcagaggaagaaagaggaggaggagaggaagaggaagaaagaggaggaggagaggaagaggaagaaagaggaggaggctGCCAG ACAGGTGAAGCTGGAGCAGGAGGAAGCAGAGCGTCAGAGGATGCTTGCCCAGGAGCGAGAAGCCAAACTCAGGGAAGAACAGCAGCGTCAGGCCCAAGCCCGACTTCAGGAAGCCCAGGAGCAGGCTcgagagaaagaggagaagagGAGGGCGGAGGAGAGACAGAGGGAGGAGAAGGAAGGAGAAAGGAATGAACTGGCTCTACACACTCAGCCCTCCATGACATACAATATCACAGAGAAcaaaa gcttgcAGCCAGTGGTGACTACTGAAGCTACATGTGCTGCCCTCACCACCTACAGAGCTCTCTATCCCTTCACCGCACGCAACTCTGACGAGCTCACACTGGAGGCAGACTGTCTGATCGAG GTAGATGAATCGACAGTTAGAGAGACCGGCTGGCTGTATGGGAGTTACTGTGGTAACAGCGGCTGGTTTCCAGAGAGTTATGCTGAGAGATGCAGTAAAGACACTCAGACTGAACCGACTGCAGCCGATTCACAATCCACGGCTCCCTCTACCAGCTACCCTGG aattCCTCGGGTGGACATAGAAGGAccaacaccaacacacacaccagcgtcttcaaacacacaacactcacag GCTGTAGCTCTGTGTGAATGGAGCGCTATGACTGACAGTCACCTGGGCTTCTCTAAAGATGACGTCATCACGGTTCTGGAGAAGCAGGAGAACTGGTGCTACGGAGAGCTCAACGAGAGCCGGGGCTGGTTCCCTTGCTCATATGTCTCCATGGTTATCACCAATAACACACAGACTGA GCCGTTGCTTTCTACTGTGGATGAGATAGAAGTTTCAGATTCTGGTCCTTTTGAGG AGTATGTGGCTCTGTACACATATGAGAGTCCAGAGTCAGGTGACCTGACGTTCTGCACGGATGATGTTGTCCTGGTAACAGAGAGGGAAGGAGAATGGTGGAGAGGGTGCATCGGTGACCAGTCTGGCCTCTTCCCTTCCAACTACGTTAAACCCAAAGAGCCTGAT ACTGCCAATCCTGGAGTTCCCGGTAAAAAGCCAG AGATTGCTCAGGTGACTACAGCCAGTGCTGCCAAAACACCAGAACAACTGAGTCTGACACCTGGTCAGCTTATTGTGGTGCTGCATAAGAACTCTAACAGCTGGTGGCTGGGTGAACTACAG GCACGGGGTAAAAAGCGTAAAAAGGGCTGGTTCCACTCCTCTAATGTCAGATTACTGGAAGCTAACAGCGGAAAAATAACTCCAGCATCTCAGCCAt TGTGTCAGGTTATTGCAATGTATGACTACAAAGCAGCCAATAAGGATGAAATGAGCTTCCAAAAAGGTCAGCTGATCACCGTACTCAACAAGGACAACCCTGACTGGTGGAAAGGAGAGGTCGCTGGGGTCATAGGGCTGTTTCCAACTAATTATGTGAAGATGACCACAGAATGTGATCCCAGCCAGCAAT ggtgtGCTGATCTGCTCAGTTTAGACACTATGTGCACTGAGGAGAGGAAGAGGCAAGGCTACATCCATGAGCTCATTCAGACAGAAGAGTCCTATCTGGAGGACCTGGAGCTGGCACTAGAG GTGTTCTATAAACCAATGGCAGAGTCAGGGCGGCTAACGGAGGCTGAGATGAGCATGATCTTTGTGAACTGGCGGGAACTGATCATGTGCAGCACCAAACTCCTAAA aGCTCTGCGTGTCCGTAAGAAGATGGCTGGAGAGCGGATGCCCGTGCAGGTGGTGGGGGATATTCTGTCCTCAGAGCTCTCTCACATGCAGGCCTACATTCGCTTCTGCAGCTGCCAGCTCAATGCTGCGGCCCTGCTGCAGCAGAAAACAGACAAATCACCTGACTTCAAACTCTTTCTGAAG AAAATTGCCAGTAATTACCGCTGTAAAGGAATGCCACTGTCCAGCTTCCTCCTGAAACCCATGCAGAGAATCACACGCTACCCACTGCTGATCAAGAAC ATTCTGGAGAATACCCCTCCAACTCACGCAGATCACGCAAACCTGCGGGCGGCGCTGGAGCAGGCCGAGGAGTTGTGCTCACAGGTGAACGAGGGTGTGAGAGAGAAGGAGAACTCTGACCGGTTGGAATGGATCCAGAACCATGTGCTGTGTGATGGAGTCATTGAG CACCTCGTATTTAACTCTTTGACGAACTGCCTGGGCCCTCGAAAATTGCTGCACAGCGGCAAACTACATAAGACCAAGAGCAGCAAGGAGCTTTGGGCCTTCCTGTTTAACGACTTCCTGCTCCTCACCTACACCTCCAAACAGTTCTCATCTGGGCCTGACAGACTCTTCAACCCCAACTCAAATGCACAGTACAAGATGTATAAAACG CCAGTGTTTCTGAATGAGGTCTTGGTAAAAATGCCCTCTGACCCTTCCAGTGATTATCCAGTTTTTCACATCTCACACATTGATCGCGTTTACACTCTTAAGGCTGACACCATTAATGAGAG GACTACATGGGTACAGAAGATCAAAGCAGCATCTGACAACTTCATAGAGACTGAGAAGCTGAAAAGAGAGAAAGCATACCAAG CTCGCTCGCAGAAGAACAGTGGAATCGGGCGACTGTTAGTAACGGTCCTGGAGGCGACAGAGTTGAAGCCCTGCAAACCAAACG
- the LOC113120981 gene encoding intersectin-2 isoform X2, producing MNVGFNIWAITPEERGKHDKQFDSLAPTLGYLSGDQARTFFLQSGLPTAVLAGIWALADIGKDGKMDRLEFSIAMKLIKLQLQGQPLPSSLPIIMKQTPTHVMTPSLRFGMGSMPNLSAMSVMPILTAIPTAPVMTPLVPVPTVMSGPLPQMPNSLSVPALPNGNATLLTPTPAFSVSSGLSKSHSLLDLGSSSSNSSSTTSLASNSPKMNASDWAVPQSSRLKYRQQFNSLDKLMSGYLSGPQVRNALTASNLTQTQLATIWALADVDRDGQLRAEEFILAMHLVDMAKTGRPLPLTLPPDLVPPSLRQVKSCDLLNGPVPLINTELIEPEHPQKSKSNVSFEDKLKENFQRGNTELEKRRLALQEEQKREEERRREEERREEERRRQKEREEREQKEREAREMELRRQREEERRMERQRELERQREEERLKELERREEAERQRRMEWEKSKRVELQTQREKEQSDIQRLKDRKRSLEMELEAVGNKHKQISDRLRDAKSKRQIQRTELDLINQKRDSRIIDINSLQLQFEEIQRQLSHLGPEKQRLTERLLHLTQNNSSPLINYVKQSLCEKDLSCRKLKEQLDVLERETTVKLSQMEQYNREIKELRQRQSQQQDVLEQLRRVRSEKLKELQRHRKEEEERKRKKEEEERQRKKEEEERKRKKEEEERQRKKEEEERKRKKEEEERQRKKEEEERKRKKEEEERKRKKEEEAARQVKLEQEEAERQRMLAQEREAKLREEQQRQAQARLQEAQEQAREKEEKRRAEERQREEKEGERNELALHTQPSMTYNITENKSLQPVVTTEATCAALTTYRALYPFTARNSDELTLEADCLIEVDESTVRETGWLYGSYCGNSGWFPESYAERCSKDTQTEPTAADSQSTAPSTSYPGIPRVDIEGPTPTHTPASSNTQHSQAVALCEWSAMTDSHLGFSKDDVITVLEKQENWCYGELNESRGWFPCSYVSMVITNNTQTEPLLSTVDEIEVSDSGPFEEYVALYTYESPESGDLTFCTDDVVLVTEREGEWWRGCIGDQSGLFPSNYVKPKEPDTANPGVPGKKPEIAQVTTASAAKTPEQLSLTPGQLIVVLHKNSNSWWLGELQARGKKRKKGWFHSSNVRLLEANSGKITPASQPLCQVIAMYDYKAANKDEMSFQKGQLITVLNKDNPDWWKGEVAGVIGLFPTNYVKMTTECDPSQQWCADLLSLDTMCTEERKRQGYIHELIQTEESYLEDLELALEVFYKPMAESGRLTEAEMSMIFVNWRELIMCSTKLLKALRVRKKMAGERMPVQVVGDILSSELSHMQAYIRFCSCQLNAAALLQQKTDKSPDFKLFLKKIASNYRCKGMPLSSFLLKPMQRITRYPLLIKNILENTPPTHADHANLRAALEQAEELCSQVNEGVREKENSDRLEWIQNHVLCDGVIEHLVFNSLTNCLGPRKLLHSGKLHKTKSSKELWAFLFNDFLLLTYTSKQFSSGPDRLFNPNSNAQYKMYKTPVFLNEVLVKMPSDPSSDYPVFHISHIDRVYTLKADTINERTTWVQKIKAASDNFIETEKLKREKAYQARSQKNSGIGRLLVTVLEATELKPCKPNGKSNPYCELTMGAQCYTSRHQPDTLNPKWNFNCHFFIKDLYQDVLCLTIFERDQFSPDDFLGRTEVPVATIKKDQDGKGPLARRLLLHEVPTGEVKVRLDLQLYDQTPQP from the exons ATGAATG TTGGTTTTAATATTTGGGCTATAACTCCAGAAGAGAGGGGGAAACATGACAAACAGTTTGACTCTCTGGCACCCACTCTGGGTTATTTGTCAG gaGATCAAGCTCGAACTTTCTTCCTACAGTCTGGTCTTCCCACAGCAGTCCTAGCAGGCATCTG GGCATTGGCGGATATAGGAAAGGATGGAAAGATGGACAGATTGGAATTCTCCATTGCAATGAAACTAATTAAACTGCAGCTGCAGGGTCAACCCCTCCCGTCCAGCCTGCCAATCATCATGAAGCAGACACCTACCCATGTTATGACACCATCATTACGCTTTG GTATGGGCTCCATGCCAAATCTGTCTGCCATGTCAGTGATGCCCATCCTAACTGCCATCCCCACAGCCCCTGTTATGACCCCTTTGGTTCCTGTACCCACCGTGATGTCAGGACCATTGCCTCAGATGCCCAACTCTCTCAGTGTGCCAGCTTTACCTAACGGCAATGCAACTCTCCTCACACCAACACCAG CATTCTCAGTCTCCAGTGGATTGAGTAAATCTCACTCGCTCTTGGACCTTGGCTCTAGCAG TTCTAACTCTTCCTCCACCACCTCCCTTGCAAGTAATTCCCCCAAAATGAATGCATCTGATTGGGCGGTGCCTCAGTCATCCCGTCTGAAATACAGACAGCAGTTCAACAGTCTAGACAAGCTGATGAGTGGATACCTGtcag gTCCCCAGGTCAGAAATGCCCTCACAGCATCAaacctcacacaaacacagcttgCCACTATATG GGCTCTTGCTGATGTAGATCGTGATGGGCAGTTGAGAGCGGAAGAGTTTATTCTAGCAATGCACCTGGTTGATATGGCCAAGACTGGGCGGCCCTTACCTCTGACTCTACCTCCTGACCTTGTGCCACCTTCACTCAG acAAGTGAAGTCATGTGACCTGCTGAACGGACCTGTTCCTTTGATTAACACTGAGCTGATTGAGCCAGAACATCCACAGAAAAGCAAGAGTAATG tgTCATTTGAGGATAAACTAAAGGAGAATTTCCAGAGAGGAAACACAGAGCTGGAAAAACGACGTCTGGCTCTGCAGGAGGAAcaaaagagagaggaggagaggaggagagaagaggagagacgagaggaggagaggagacgaCAGAAGGAGCGGGAGGAAAGAGAACAAAAGGAGAGAGAAGCCCGGGAGATGGAGCTGAGGAGACagagggaggaggagaggaggatggAGAGGCAGAGAGAGCTGGAGCgacagagagaagaagaaagactGAAAGAATTAGAGCGACGAGAG GAAGCGGAGCGACAGAGGCGAATGGAATGGGAGAAGAGTAAACGAGTGGAGCTtcagacacagagagaaaaagagcagaGTGACATACAGAGACTTAAAGACAGGAAGAGGAGTCTCGAGATGGAGCTGGAGGCGGTG GGTAACAAGCATAAGCAGATCTCTGATAGGCTGCGGGACGCCAAGAGTAAGAGGCAGATCCAGCGGACCGAGCTAGACTTGATCAATCAGAAGAGAGATAGTCGTATTATAGATATCAATTCTCTACAGTTGCAGTTTgag GAAATTCAGAGGCAGCTGAGTCATCTTGGTCCTGAGAAGCAGCGACTGACAGAGAGACTTCTACATCTTACCCAAAACAACTCAA GTCCTTTGATAAATTATGTGAAACAGAGTTTGTGCGAGAAAGATCTGAGCTGTCGGAAGCTGAAGGAGCAGCTGGATGTTTTGGAGAGAGAGACCACTGTGAAACTCTCACAAATGGAGCAGTACAACAGAGAAATCAAG GAATTGAGACAGAGGCAGAGCCAGCAGCAGGACGTCCTAGAGCAGCTCAGGAGGGTGAGATCTGAGAAACTCAAAGAGCTACAGAGACAcaggaaagaggaggaggagaggaagaggaagaaagaggaggaggagaggcagaggaagaaagaggaggaggagaggaagagaaagaaagaggaggaggagaggcagaggaagaaagaagaggaggagaggaagaggaagaaagaggaggaggagaggcagaggaagaaagaggaggaggagaggaagaggaagaaagaggaggaggagaggaagaggaagaaagaggaggaggctGCCAG ACAGGTGAAGCTGGAGCAGGAGGAAGCAGAGCGTCAGAGGATGCTTGCCCAGGAGCGAGAAGCCAAACTCAGGGAAGAACAGCAGCGTCAGGCCCAAGCCCGACTTCAGGAAGCCCAGGAGCAGGCTcgagagaaagaggagaagagGAGGGCGGAGGAGAGACAGAGGGAGGAGAAGGAAGGAGAAAGGAATGAACTGGCTCTACACACTCAGCCCTCCATGACATACAATATCACAGAGAAcaaaa gcttgcAGCCAGTGGTGACTACTGAAGCTACATGTGCTGCCCTCACCACCTACAGAGCTCTCTATCCCTTCACCGCACGCAACTCTGACGAGCTCACACTGGAGGCAGACTGTCTGATCGAG GTAGATGAATCGACAGTTAGAGAGACCGGCTGGCTGTATGGGAGTTACTGTGGTAACAGCGGCTGGTTTCCAGAGAGTTATGCTGAGAGATGCAGTAAAGACACTCAGACTGAACCGACTGCAGCCGATTCACAATCCACGGCTCCCTCTACCAGCTACCCTGG aattCCTCGGGTGGACATAGAAGGAccaacaccaacacacacaccagcgtcttcaaacacacaacactcacag GCTGTAGCTCTGTGTGAATGGAGCGCTATGACTGACAGTCACCTGGGCTTCTCTAAAGATGACGTCATCACGGTTCTGGAGAAGCAGGAGAACTGGTGCTACGGAGAGCTCAACGAGAGCCGGGGCTGGTTCCCTTGCTCATATGTCTCCATGGTTATCACCAATAACACACAGACTGA GCCGTTGCTTTCTACTGTGGATGAGATAGAAGTTTCAGATTCTGGTCCTTTTGAGG AGTATGTGGCTCTGTACACATATGAGAGTCCAGAGTCAGGTGACCTGACGTTCTGCACGGATGATGTTGTCCTGGTAACAGAGAGGGAAGGAGAATGGTGGAGAGGGTGCATCGGTGACCAGTCTGGCCTCTTCCCTTCCAACTACGTTAAACCCAAAGAGCCTGAT ACTGCCAATCCTGGAGTTCCCGGTAAAAAGCCAG AGATTGCTCAGGTGACTACAGCCAGTGCTGCCAAAACACCAGAACAACTGAGTCTGACACCTGGTCAGCTTATTGTGGTGCTGCATAAGAACTCTAACAGCTGGTGGCTGGGTGAACTACAG GCACGGGGTAAAAAGCGTAAAAAGGGCTGGTTCCACTCCTCTAATGTCAGATTACTGGAAGCTAACAGCGGAAAAATAACTCCAGCATCTCAGCCAt TGTGTCAGGTTATTGCAATGTATGACTACAAAGCAGCCAATAAGGATGAAATGAGCTTCCAAAAAGGTCAGCTGATCACCGTACTCAACAAGGACAACCCTGACTGGTGGAAAGGAGAGGTCGCTGGGGTCATAGGGCTGTTTCCAACTAATTATGTGAAGATGACCACAGAATGTGATCCCAGCCAGCAAT ggtgtGCTGATCTGCTCAGTTTAGACACTATGTGCACTGAGGAGAGGAAGAGGCAAGGCTACATCCATGAGCTCATTCAGACAGAAGAGTCCTATCTGGAGGACCTGGAGCTGGCACTAGAG GTGTTCTATAAACCAATGGCAGAGTCAGGGCGGCTAACGGAGGCTGAGATGAGCATGATCTTTGTGAACTGGCGGGAACTGATCATGTGCAGCACCAAACTCCTAAA aGCTCTGCGTGTCCGTAAGAAGATGGCTGGAGAGCGGATGCCCGTGCAGGTGGTGGGGGATATTCTGTCCTCAGAGCTCTCTCACATGCAGGCCTACATTCGCTTCTGCAGCTGCCAGCTCAATGCTGCGGCCCTGCTGCAGCAGAAAACAGACAAATCACCTGACTTCAAACTCTTTCTGAAG AAAATTGCCAGTAATTACCGCTGTAAAGGAATGCCACTGTCCAGCTTCCTCCTGAAACCCATGCAGAGAATCACACGCTACCCACTGCTGATCAAGAAC ATTCTGGAGAATACCCCTCCAACTCACGCAGATCACGCAAACCTGCGGGCGGCGCTGGAGCAGGCCGAGGAGTTGTGCTCACAGGTGAACGAGGGTGTGAGAGAGAAGGAGAACTCTGACCGGTTGGAATGGATCCAGAACCATGTGCTGTGTGATGGAGTCATTGAG CACCTCGTATTTAACTCTTTGACGAACTGCCTGGGCCCTCGAAAATTGCTGCACAGCGGCAAACTACATAAGACCAAGAGCAGCAAGGAGCTTTGGGCCTTCCTGTTTAACGACTTCCTGCTCCTCACCTACACCTCCAAACAGTTCTCATCTGGGCCTGACAGACTCTTCAACCCCAACTCAAATGCACAGTACAAGATGTATAAAACG CCAGTGTTTCTGAATGAGGTCTTGGTAAAAATGCCCTCTGACCCTTCCAGTGATTATCCAGTTTTTCACATCTCACACATTGATCGCGTTTACACTCTTAAGGCTGACACCATTAATGAGAG GACTACATGGGTACAGAAGATCAAAGCAGCATCTGACAACTTCATAGAGACTGAGAAGCTGAAAAGAGAGAAAGCATACCAAG CTCGCTCGCAGAAGAACAGTGGAATCGGGCGACTGTTAGTAACGGTCCTGGAGGCGACAGAGTTGAAGCCCTGCAAACCAAACG